A section of the Blastocatellia bacterium genome encodes:
- the infB gene encoding translation initiation factor IF-2, translated as MATAGNKTRIYDLAKELKLDNKKVIEDARREGIDVSVPSNTVPNEVAERIRAKYFPKKATPKVAPRLIKHAHMEAAPAEATAVEPSAEAPAYEAPPPAAPSVEPGRFEPRGPQVRVLKKAPAPTPLAPPTAQAAPPAAETAAPAAPPTSVFEPAPPAAEAAEAQAPTVEPAAPPITEPVAPPVAPATTPAPAALPRSGQQVRQLRRIPGAVVAPPAAPPATTHAGAPGGRPGHMRPGQPGGRPGGPGIRAEAAAPGIAPDGTKKPSTVYIPQDNRPRKRTRRGKRGPGEFGPEEGKHLDSPRTHRGTIAPKQKPVFTEMRALKVVEGITVKDFAEKIEVKPKDVVTEMIKRGVMATINQTINPEIAQAIGREFGYEISFAPFEEIISEAEEVKMIESGEEDLAPRAPVVTVMGHVDHGKTSLLDGIRETRVAEGEAGGITQHIGAYAVDVADPDNPEKLRRIVFLDTPGHEAFTMMRARGAKVTDVVVLVVAADDGVMPQTLEAIDHAKAAEVPIVVAINKIDKPDANPDRVKQELADRGLLWEGWGGDTVMVEVSAKQRTNIKGLLEMILITSDLLELKANADRLASGVVLEAKLDRGRGAVATVLVQQGTIKVGDPFIAGQIFGRVRAMFDDRGHAVAQVGPATPVEVLGLQGVPAAGDQLQVVSDATQAQHIASQRQMQARMAAIARTSARGLEQLFSEKSAVKELKVILKADVQGSVEAVRDVLNKLTTERVKISIIRSGVGAITESDVMLAAASSKDMGRAAVIIGFNVRPQSRAREIAENEGVDIRLHTIIYKVEEEIRLAMLGLLDATKREVITGHAEVRQVFRVPRVGQIAGCYITDGSIRRTTARILRDNVVIFEGKIESLRRFKDDVSEVKQGFECGISLERFQDVKTGDVIEAYMTEEVAPTSL; from the coding sequence GACAGCAGGCAACAAAACGAGAATCTACGACCTGGCGAAGGAGCTGAAACTCGATAACAAGAAGGTTATCGAGGACGCGCGCCGCGAGGGCATTGATGTCAGTGTGCCTTCCAACACCGTGCCGAATGAGGTGGCCGAACGGATTCGCGCTAAGTACTTTCCCAAGAAGGCGACGCCGAAAGTCGCGCCGCGCCTCATCAAGCACGCGCACATGGAGGCGGCACCGGCAGAAGCCACAGCCGTCGAGCCGTCCGCCGAAGCGCCTGCTTATGAAGCGCCGCCGCCTGCCGCGCCGTCTGTCGAACCCGGCAGATTCGAGCCGCGCGGGCCACAAGTCCGCGTGCTGAAGAAAGCGCCGGCCCCGACGCCGCTGGCTCCGCCAACCGCGCAGGCCGCGCCGCCTGCGGCTGAGACCGCTGCGCCCGCCGCGCCGCCGACTTCCGTATTCGAGCCTGCGCCGCCAGCCGCCGAAGCGGCAGAAGCGCAGGCCCCTACCGTCGAGCCTGCCGCGCCGCCAATCACTGAACCGGTCGCGCCGCCGGTCGCGCCAGCGACTACCCCTGCGCCCGCCGCTTTGCCGCGCAGCGGTCAGCAGGTGCGCCAGTTGCGCCGCATTCCGGGCGCCGTCGTGGCGCCGCCTGCCGCGCCGCCGGCGACGACTCATGCGGGCGCGCCGGGTGGGCGTCCGGGCCATATGCGTCCCGGACAGCCGGGCGGGCGTCCAGGTGGTCCAGGGATACGCGCCGAAGCCGCCGCTCCCGGCATCGCCCCCGACGGCACAAAGAAGCCGAGCACGGTTTACATCCCGCAAGACAACCGCCCGCGCAAACGCACGCGCCGCGGCAAGCGCGGGCCGGGCGAATTCGGGCCGGAAGAGGGCAAACATCTCGATTCGCCGCGCACGCACCGCGGCACCATCGCGCCCAAGCAGAAGCCTGTCTTTACAGAGATGCGCGCCCTGAAAGTCGTCGAAGGCATCACGGTCAAAGACTTCGCTGAGAAGATCGAGGTCAAGCCGAAAGATGTGGTCACCGAGATGATCAAACGTGGCGTGATGGCGACCATCAACCAGACGATCAACCCGGAGATCGCCCAGGCCATAGGCCGTGAGTTCGGCTACGAGATCAGCTTCGCGCCGTTTGAAGAGATCATCAGCGAGGCCGAAGAAGTGAAGATGATCGAGTCGGGCGAAGAAGACCTGGCACCGCGCGCCCCTGTCGTCACCGTCATGGGCCACGTCGATCACGGCAAGACGTCGCTGCTCGACGGCATCCGCGAGACCCGCGTTGCCGAAGGCGAAGCCGGCGGCATCACGCAGCACATCGGCGCTTACGCGGTTGACGTTGCCGACCCGGACAATCCTGAGAAGTTGCGGCGCATCGTCTTCCTCGACACGCCGGGCCACGAAGCCTTCACGATGATGCGCGCCCGCGGCGCCAAAGTCACAGACGTTGTGGTGCTGGTCGTCGCCGCCGATGACGGCGTCATGCCGCAGACCCTCGAAGCGATTGACCACGCCAAGGCCGCCGAAGTGCCTATCGTTGTCGCCATCAACAAGATCGATAAGCCCGACGCCAATCCCGACCGCGTCAAGCAGGAGCTTGCCGACCGCGGCCTGTTATGGGAAGGCTGGGGCGGCGACACCGTGATGGTCGAAGTCTCTGCCAAGCAGCGCACCAATATCAAGGGGCTGCTTGAGATGATCCTCATCACCAGCGACCTGCTGGAGCTGAAGGCCAACGCCGACCGCCTGGCGTCGGGCGTGGTGCTCGAAGCCAAGCTCGACCGCGGGCGCGGCGCGGTCGCCACGGTGCTCGTCCAGCAGGGGACGATAAAAGTCGGCGACCCATTCATCGCCGGTCAGATTTTCGGGCGCGTGCGCGCGATGTTTGATGATCGCGGCCACGCCGTGGCGCAGGTCGGCCCGGCGACGCCCGTCGAAGTTCTCGGCCTTCAAGGCGTGCCGGCGGCGGGCGACCAGTTACAAGTCGTCTCTGACGCCACGCAGGCCCAGCACATCGCCAGCCAGCGGCAGATGCAGGCGCGCATGGCGGCCATCGCCCGCACCTCTGCGCGCGGCCTCGAACAGTTGTTCTCTGAAAAGAGCGCCGTCAAGGAATTGAAGGTGATCTTGAAGGCCGACGTGCAGGGCTCTGTCGAAGCCGTGCGCGACGTTCTCAACAAGTTAACCACGGAGCGCGTCAAGATCAGCATCATTCGTTCGGGCGTCGGTGCCATCACCGAATCGGATGTCATGCTGGCCGCCGCCTCGTCGAAAGACATGGGCCGGGCGGCGGTCATCATCGGCTTCAACGTGCGGCCGCAGTCGCGCGCCCGCGAGATTGCCGAGAACGAAGGCGTAGACATCCGCCTGCACACGATCATCTACAAGGTCGAAGAAGAGATTCGCCTGGCGATGCTCGGCTTGCTCGACGCCACCAAGCGCGAAGTCATCACCGGCCACGCAGAGGTGCGCCAGGTCTTCCGCGTGCCGCGCGTCGGCCAGATCGCCGGCTGCTATATCACCGACGGCTCGATCCGCCGCACGACGGCGCGCATCCTGCGCGACAACGTCGTCATCTTTGAAGGCAAGATCGAGTCGCTCAGGCGCTTTAAGGATGACGTCAGCGAGGTCAAGCAAGGCTTCGAGTGCGGTATCTCGCTCGAACGCTTCCAGGACGTCAAGACCGGCGACGTCATCGAAGCCTATATGACCGAGGAAGTCGCGCCGACGTCGTTGTAA
- the rbfA gene encoding 30S ribosome-binding factor RbfA has product MIGRRQERLAEQIREEISMIIAGEVEDPRVATVTVTDARLTPDLRNAKIYVTVLGNDEEIDEALAALKHAAGFIRTQLGAVLRIRRTPELHFVYDNTTETATRIERILSEEGEKARAREQAANASESGPSDE; this is encoded by the coding sequence ATGATTGGCAGAAGACAGGAACGATTGGCCGAACAGATCCGCGAAGAGATCAGCATGATTATCGCCGGCGAAGTCGAAGACCCGCGCGTCGCCACGGTCACCGTCACCGATGCGCGCCTGACGCCTGATCTTAGAAACGCGAAGATTTATGTCACCGTGCTGGGCAATGACGAAGAGATTGACGAAGCGCTGGCGGCGCTCAAGCACGCCGCTGGCTTCATTCGCACGCAGCTCGGGGCGGTGTTGCGCATCAGGCGCACCCCGGAGCTGCACTTCGTCTATGACAACACGACCGAGACTGCCACACGAATCGAAAGGATACTAAGCGAGGAAGGAGAAAAGGCACGGGCGCGCGAACAGGCCGCGAACGCTTCGGAATCCGGCCCCAGCGATGAATAA